CACCTGCGACCACCTCAAATCCCCCACCCACCTTTCTAACAGACCCAACCGCAACACCCCGGCGCAAATCCCCATCCAAACCCGCAATCAAAGTATCGACCAACTCGCCCATCCCCCCGACCAGCGTCTGAAACATCGCAGTCCCCGTAGATACGCGCATCTTCCTCATCGCCCGCACCCCCTTAATCAAACTCCCATAGCGCTGCTCCATCGCCACATACATCGGAAACGCACACCGCATACTCAAACGCTCTGCATCTGCACTGTGGATACCCGCCAGCATTGCCCCCCCAATATTCACAGCCTCCCTGCCCAACCGCCGCCGAATAAAACTCGCCAAACTCTCATCCCCCTCGTCTCTCCGCCGCGGAACAAACACCTCCAGCCCCATCCTCACCTTTCCAGAAAACGAATACAGCGGTGACGTCACCAGAGACCAGAATCTCGCGGGCACCAGAGAAAAATCCTCCGGAAAAGCCACCAACTTCCCATCCCGCACCAAAAACGTCCGCTGTCGATCATTATTCGTCGAAATCAGCCGATCTGCCAACCCCAGATCCCTACACAACTGAATCCCCGCGGGCTTTTGCGTCAACAGCAAATCCGGACCGCCCTCAATCAAAAATCCATCCACAGACTCCGTCGCAATCATCCCGCCCCACCGGTCACTGCGCTCCAGCAACACATACTGGACATCGCGCCCTTGTTCTCTGGCTCTTTTCTCCAAATAAAAAGCGGTCGCAAGACCCGCTATGCCACCGCCAATAATAGTTATATGCATATCGTTATCACCCCTCAAA
The sequence above is a segment of the Gemmatimonadota bacterium genome. Coding sequences within it:
- the hemG gene encoding protoporphyrinogen oxidase, translated to MHITIIGGGIAGLATAFYLEKRAREQGRDVQYVLLERSDRWGGMIATESVDGFLIEGGPDLLLTQKPAGIQLCRDLGLADRLISTNNDRQRTFLVRDGKLVAFPEDFSLVPARFWSLVTSPLYSFSGKVRMGLEVFVPRRRDEGDESLASFIRRRLGREAVNIGGAMLAGIHSADAERLSMRCAFPMYVAMEQRYGSLIKGVRAMRKMRVSTGTAMFQTLVGGMGELVDTLIAGLDGDLRRGVAVGSVRKVGGGFEVVAGEEVIGTDAVVLATPAYVSADLVADFAPDLSLLLRDIRYVSTATVSLAYRKRDVEGQHDFEGFGFLSPKHEGRRITACTWVSTKLDFRAPDDGVLVRTFVGGAGQEDLVGLDDEALVALSREELKDLMGVTSDPLFARVFRWKRGRPQFDVGHLERVAKMERLAAQVGGLFLTGSAYRGSAIPDCVVQAVDTVDRILG